In the genome of Gloeotrichia echinulata CP02, one region contains:
- a CDS encoding DUF1636 domain-containing protein, producing the protein MEWHPSTLTLGGHPCSRSCVIAFVAEGKSTYLFGDLPVDGCASAVLNCATEYYTNPDGSLPWSERPEPLKKGILASIPPLSKWTKLHLHSC; encoded by the coding sequence GTGGAATGGCACCCCTCGACTCTAACTCTCGGCGGCCACCCTTGTAGCCGTTCTTGTGTCATTGCTTTTGTTGCAGAAGGGAAATCAACCTATCTCTTTGGCGATTTACCAGTTGACGGCTGTGCATCTGCTGTACTGAATTGTGCAACTGAATATTATACTAACCCTGATGGTTCATTACCTTGGTCGGAACGCCCCGAACCTCTAAAAAAGGGTATTTTGGCAAGTATTCCACCACTGAGCAAGTGGACAAAATTACACTTACATAGTTGTTAA
- a CDS encoding ABC transporter substrate-binding protein: MKLVKLTHSKPIIFLCQFFLITILIIACNNTPINIPTNNNACIQKYDPNTDYFPNKIKITHATGFAVEYHKHYKIVTIKNPWQNANTKFQYVLVQCGTPTPKGFNKAQVITVPINSIVSLSTTHLPHLAKLSVVDKLIGISNTKQVNTPDVVEKIKAGKIAQVGNNSNVDIEKLLELNPDLVTTFGTGNSQTDSYAKLTEAGLKVGINSEYMEDTPLGRSEWLKFTALFFNKDEQAEKIFSEIANKYARVAEKAKSVKNRPTIFVGFNLKGTWYMPGGKSYVAKYLADAGANYLWSDDKSSGSLPLSFEVVLERAANADYWLNFSQSWKNLKDLVAEDNRYADFKAVKTGNLYNNNARVNESGGNDYWEGGISNPDMVLSDLIKILHPEILPNHKLFYYHKVN; encoded by the coding sequence ATGAAATTGGTAAAACTGACTCACTCAAAACCCATTATTTTTCTATGTCAATTCTTCTTAATTACCATCTTAATAATTGCTTGCAATAATACACCGATTAACATACCTACCAATAATAACGCCTGTATTCAAAAATATGACCCCAATACTGATTACTTCCCTAATAAAATCAAGATTACTCACGCAACAGGCTTCGCAGTAGAGTATCATAAACACTACAAAATCGTCACTATAAAAAATCCTTGGCAGAATGCCAACACGAAGTTTCAATATGTTTTAGTCCAATGTGGAACTCCCACGCCAAAAGGATTTAATAAAGCGCAGGTAATTACAGTTCCCATTAACTCCATAGTTTCTCTATCTACTACTCATTTACCCCACCTAGCCAAATTAAGTGTAGTTGATAAACTGATTGGTATTAGTAATACTAAACAAGTCAATACTCCTGATGTAGTCGAGAAAATTAAAGCCGGGAAGATAGCACAAGTAGGGAATAATTCTAATGTGGATATAGAAAAATTATTAGAATTAAATCCTGACTTAGTGACAACTTTTGGTACTGGAAATTCCCAAACTGATAGTTATGCCAAACTCACGGAGGCGGGTTTGAAAGTGGGGATAAATTCTGAATATATGGAAGACACACCACTGGGAAGAAGCGAATGGTTAAAATTTACTGCTCTGTTTTTTAATAAAGATGAGCAAGCAGAAAAAATATTTAGTGAAATTGCCAATAAATATGCACGAGTAGCTGAAAAAGCTAAATCTGTAAAAAATCGTCCAACTATATTTGTTGGGTTCAATCTTAAAGGTACTTGGTATATGCCTGGAGGTAAAAGTTACGTAGCTAAATATCTGGCTGACGCAGGAGCAAACTATCTCTGGAGTGATGATAAATCCTCTGGTAGTTTACCTTTATCTTTTGAAGTTGTTTTGGAACGTGCAGCCAATGCTGACTACTGGTTAAATTTTAGCCAATCTTGGAAGAATTTAAAGGATTTAGTCGCAGAAGATAATCGCTATGCTGATTTTAAGGCTGTGAAAACAGGCAATCTTTACAATAATAATGCTCGTGTTAATGAAAGTGGAGGTAATGATTACTGGGAAGGCGGAATTAGTAACCCAGATATGGTTTTATCTGATTTGATTAAAATACTACATCCAGAGATATTACCTAATCATAAGTTATTTTATTACCACAAAGTTAATTAA
- a CDS encoding (2Fe-2S) ferredoxin domain-containing protein: protein MSEFNCLVTPVNQVLTEALSTGGTIEYEYFDCGSDVLSSLLYTLFEQNWQQVGVGHIVQGSVLELEFNAAPKLCILYDGYLTVATEGWHLHLCIDTNFGGPLCRTPVEVRKQRQVSRAAFYRRLNAEGHPRSWGIQFWNGADEQLMTILLPNPFVDGENLLPEGKPDLSKLALYQELRDIYVLGIQPIPFTKNPLKHSYISVCTSTRCLPSRKWQPTFDALKSAVENAGLDIEVRTSGCLEVCQQGPVVFYSDDRTWYTRVNSNIAETIVNEHLLKGNKVIEHCYPPNSP, encoded by the coding sequence ATGAGTGAATTTAATTGTTTGGTTACACCAGTAAATCAAGTTTTGACTGAGGCGTTGTCTACAGGTGGAACAATTGAGTATGAATATTTTGATTGTGGAAGTGATGTTTTGTCATCGTTACTTTACACCTTATTTGAGCAAAATTGGCAACAGGTAGGTGTGGGGCATATTGTTCAAGGTAGTGTTTTGGAATTAGAATTTAATGCTGCACCAAAACTTTGTATTCTCTACGATGGATATTTGACGGTAGCGACTGAAGGTTGGCATTTACATTTGTGTATTGATACTAATTTTGGTGGGCCTCTTTGTAGAACCCCTGTAGAAGTCAGGAAGCAGCGTCAAGTTAGTCGTGCGGCTTTTTATCGTCGGTTGAATGCAGAAGGCCATCCCAGAAGTTGGGGAATTCAATTTTGGAATGGTGCAGATGAACAATTAATGACGATTTTATTACCTAATCCTTTCGTTGATGGTGAAAATTTATTACCAGAAGGTAAACCTGATTTATCAAAGTTAGCTTTGTATCAGGAATTAAGAGATATTTATGTATTGGGTATTCAACCAATCCCGTTTACCAAAAATCCTCTGAAGCATTCTTATATCTCAGTTTGTACTTCTACTCGCTGTCTTCCTTCGCGCAAATGGCAACCCACATTTGATGCTTTAAAATCAGCAGTTGAAAATGCAGGCTTAGACATAGAAGTGAGAACATCTGGCTGCTTGGAAGTTTGCCAACAAGGTCCCGTAGTATTTTATTCTGATGATAGAACTTGGTACACTCGCGTTAACTCAAATATAGCTGAAACTATTGTCAATGAACATTTGCTAAAAGGTAACAAAGTTATTGAACATTGCTATCCACCAAATTCCCCATAA
- a CDS encoding iron ABC transporter permease: protein MLSKKYKFKIPLLTQKAPLFKTIIFLIILISLILAFLLDLALGSVDIPIHEVVKILLGQEAEKVTWIHIILKFRLPKALTATLAGAALGVSGLQMQTLFKNPLAGPFVLGISSGASLGVGLVVLTASATTPTLLADLGIISDFGLVIAASLGAASVLGMMLVVSRRVQDTMTLLILGLLFGYATSAIVSILLQFSSKERIQSYIMWTFGSFAGVTWKQLVVLIPVILLSLLGAVLQSKSLNALLLGESYARSLGLTVQKTRFSIITSASILAGAITAFCGPIAFLGVAIPHLCRSLFNTSDHRILIPSVTMMGAILALFADLFSQLAVSQMVLPLNAVTALIGTPVVTWVILRRNSRKSF from the coding sequence ATGTTAAGCAAAAAATATAAATTTAAAATTCCCCTACTAACCCAAAAAGCTCCGCTTTTCAAAACCATTATTTTCTTAATTATACTTATAAGTTTAATCTTGGCTTTTTTATTAGACTTGGCTTTAGGTTCAGTTGATATCCCTATTCATGAAGTAGTCAAAATTTTGCTCGGACAAGAAGCAGAAAAAGTAACATGGATTCATATTATTCTCAAATTTCGCCTACCTAAAGCTTTAACTGCAACTTTAGCAGGTGCAGCTTTAGGTGTGAGTGGCTTACAAATGCAAACCCTATTTAAAAATCCCTTAGCGGGGCCTTTTGTATTGGGTATTAGTTCTGGTGCAAGTTTAGGTGTAGGGTTAGTTGTGTTAACAGCAAGTGCTACGACACCAACATTATTAGCAGATTTGGGAATCATTAGCGATTTTGGTTTAGTCATAGCAGCAAGTCTCGGCGCAGCATCAGTTTTAGGGATGATGTTAGTTGTTTCTCGCCGAGTGCAAGATACTATGACGTTACTAATTTTAGGTTTATTGTTTGGCTATGCTACTAGTGCAATTGTTAGTATTTTGTTGCAGTTTAGCTCAAAAGAACGCATTCAAAGTTATATTATGTGGACATTTGGAAGTTTTGCTGGGGTGACTTGGAAACAGTTAGTTGTTTTAATTCCAGTGATACTTTTGAGTTTATTGGGAGCAGTGCTGCAATCAAAATCGTTGAATGCACTTTTACTAGGTGAATCTTATGCACGTAGTCTAGGTTTAACTGTACAGAAAACTAGATTTTCTATTATTACTAGTGCATCTATATTAGCTGGAGCAATTACCGCTTTTTGTGGTCCCATCGCATTTTTAGGTGTAGCAATTCCTCATCTTTGTCGTAGTCTTTTTAATACTTCCGACCATCGGATATTAATCCCTAGTGTAACAATGATGGGTGCAATTTTAGCATTGTTTGCAGATTTGTTTTCTCAACTTGCGGTAAGTCAGATGGTTTTACCTTTAAATGCTGTTACTGCTTTAATTGGAACTCCTGTTGTTACTTGGGTAATTCTGCGACGTAATTCTCGGAAGTCTTTTTAA
- a CDS encoding TonB-dependent receptor: protein MSSNSASKWGLKIVVSSLIFTQGILWENQSTKAIEILKISEFSQQEDSAKDLQPISQNTTETEPDIELTVIDKLLNEPVFSPFRREGTVKDSTRPVYVITGEEMEAQGARTVKESLRFLPGILGDGTVGTEVNALSGQFIRGSNTGQVLILLDGRPINNLGGGGFDLSEFTTNNIERVEVLPGGGSTLYGSDAIGGVINIVTRRPTEKITTEAKINIGAYGLNQQSIQNSGKAGVISWVVGYNRTQAENNYPFTITEANFTGTRTNNDALFNNFNVKLEADLGTRNTLTLSSLYLSKEQGVPGGVPIPEPQFGQGFFNSITENNRKYTDQVLTDLTWNSKLGNGNDSLLTARVYTDFLNTRFDNRSGALSSQNRFDSNQVSYGIQTTHSWNLTKNQILVYGFDYRNVNVRNTTFNYGSNINRENYDNGISQGAIFAKYENNFTSSFSINLGVRQDFSSLVNGSFTSPSVGTKLAISDSTTLRANYIRNFRAPTIANLFNNNPTNIGNPELKPEKGDSFDIGIDQKLGNLGLLRLTFFSNTVSDTIAFKRLTPPVNGNTGTWENIGLVKTTGIEASLNLQLAKNFYAFANYTANDPRILESYNPAEVDKELRFAGADKLNLGVSYENPQGWYLGLLMNSLNGYPTNNDNTEFLSGYTTLDFKLRVPLSDSLILTSSVDNIFNQRYQLFPGFPDGGRVFQVGLSSRF from the coding sequence ATGTCTAGTAATTCTGCTTCAAAATGGGGACTTAAAATTGTTGTGTCTAGCTTGATATTTACCCAGGGGATACTATGGGAAAATCAAAGTACCAAAGCCATAGAAATTCTAAAAATATCAGAATTTTCCCAACAGGAAGATTCAGCCAAAGACTTACAACCAATATCTCAAAATACAACAGAAACAGAACCAGATATTGAACTGACAGTCATCGACAAGCTATTAAATGAACCTGTATTTTCACCCTTTCGCCGCGAAGGGACAGTGAAAGATTCCACCCGTCCCGTTTACGTGATTACAGGTGAAGAAATGGAAGCGCAAGGTGCAAGAACTGTCAAAGAATCACTGCGATTTCTTCCTGGTATCTTGGGTGATGGTACAGTTGGCACAGAAGTTAATGCCTTGAGTGGTCAATTTATTCGCGGTTCTAATACCGGTCAAGTATTAATATTGCTTGATGGTAGACCGATTAATAATCTTGGTGGCGGTGGTTTTGACCTCTCAGAATTTACCACTAATAATATTGAAAGAGTCGAAGTATTACCAGGAGGAGGTTCAACTCTTTATGGTTCTGATGCGATAGGAGGGGTAATTAATATTGTCACCCGTCGTCCCACAGAAAAAATTACAACAGAAGCCAAAATCAATATTGGTGCTTATGGACTAAACCAACAAAGTATTCAAAATAGTGGGAAAGCAGGTGTAATTTCTTGGGTTGTAGGTTACAACCGTACCCAAGCAGAAAATAATTATCCTTTCACAATTACTGAAGCCAATTTTACGGGAACTAGAACAAATAATGATGCTCTATTTAACAACTTTAATGTCAAACTAGAGGCAGATTTAGGAACACGCAATACCTTAACTCTCTCAAGCCTATACTTAAGCAAAGAACAGGGAGTACCAGGAGGTGTTCCAATTCCTGAACCACAGTTTGGGCAAGGTTTTTTCAATTCTATCACCGAGAATAATCGTAAATACACAGACCAAGTTCTCACTGATTTAACCTGGAATTCCAAATTAGGGAATGGTAATGATTCACTTTTAACAGCCAGAGTTTATACTGATTTTCTCAATACTCGTTTTGATAACCGTAGTGGCGCACTTTCATCTCAAAATCGGTTTGATTCTAACCAAGTTTCTTACGGTATTCAAACCACACATAGTTGGAATCTTACCAAAAATCAGATTTTGGTTTACGGCTTTGATTACCGGAATGTAAATGTGCGTAATACAACGTTTAATTATGGTAGTAATATCAATAGAGAAAATTACGACAACGGTATTAGTCAAGGAGCCATTTTCGCTAAATATGAAAATAATTTTACTTCTAGTTTCAGTATCAATTTAGGAGTACGCCAAGATTTCAGTAGCTTGGTAAATGGTTCATTTACATCACCATCTGTAGGTACAAAATTAGCAATCTCTGACTCCACAACACTCAGAGCTAACTATATCAGAAATTTCCGAGCGCCAACCATTGCTAATTTATTTAACAATAATCCTACTAATATTGGTAATCCTGAACTTAAACCAGAAAAGGGTGATAGTTTTGATATTGGCATTGACCAAAAGTTAGGCAATTTAGGCTTATTACGCTTGACGTTCTTTAGTAATACAGTATCAGATACAATTGCTTTTAAGCGGTTGACACCACCCGTGAATGGCAATACAGGTACTTGGGAAAATATCGGACTGGTAAAAACTACGGGAATTGAAGCTTCTTTAAACTTACAACTAGCGAAAAACTTCTATGCTTTTGCTAATTATACAGCTAATGATCCGCGGATTTTAGAAAGTTATAATCCGGCGGAAGTTGATAAAGAGTTGCGTTTTGCAGGTGCGGATAAATTAAATTTGGGTGTTTCTTATGAAAATCCTCAAGGTTGGTATTTAGGATTGCTTATGAATTCTTTGAATGGGTATCCAACGAATAACGATAATACAGAGTTTTTGTCTGGTTACACTACTTTAGATTTCAAACTTCGCGTCCCTTTAAGTGATAGTTTGATACTGACAAGTAGTGTAGATAATATCTTTAACCAGCGTTATCAGTTGTTTCCGGGTTTTCCTGATGGGGGGAGGGTTTTTCAGGTTGGGTTGAGTTCTAGGTTTTAA
- a CDS encoding pyridoxal-phosphate dependent enzyme has protein sequence MQRPKNEGDLIHSSTFQPPPIQQINSEIARRAGVEIYVLRLDLMHPWVNGNKWFKLKYNLLEAKQQNFTTLLTFGGAYSNHIFATAAAGNLFGLGTIGLIRGEERLPLNPTLSFAVQQGMQLVYLDRQTYRQRHTTALQQDLQQRFGEVFVIPEGGSNLNGVRGCTEIVTHASLFDTICLACGTGTTLAGIALSLHQSQRVIGFGVLKGGAFLEQEIHSLLTNYPKSGLPAPWELVCDYHMGGYAKVNNELLLFSQQFQEEHGIPLDYVYTAKMFYGVMDLLQQGFFPRGDRLLLIHTGGLQGNVGMESRLGEKIRSA, from the coding sequence ATGCAACGCCCAAAAAATGAAGGTGATTTGATTCACTCCTCAACCTTTCAACCTCCACCCATACAGCAAATAAACAGCGAAATCGCCCGCCGTGCTGGTGTAGAAATTTACGTACTGCGCCTTGACCTCATGCATCCGTGGGTGAACGGTAACAAATGGTTCAAGCTAAAGTACAACCTCTTAGAAGCCAAACAGCAAAATTTCACAACTTTACTTACCTTTGGGGGTGCTTATTCTAACCATATCTTTGCCACTGCAGCCGCCGGCAATCTTTTCGGTTTGGGCACCATCGGCTTGATTCGTGGCGAAGAGAGACTACCCCTCAACCCCACATTGAGTTTTGCTGTTCAACAGGGTATGCAGCTTGTGTACCTCGACCGCCAGACCTACCGACAGCGGCACACAACAGCCTTACAGCAAGACTTGCAGCAACGCTTCGGTGAAGTGTTTGTGATTCCTGAAGGTGGCAGTAATCTTAATGGTGTGCGTGGTTGCACAGAGATAGTTACACATGCTAGTTTATTTGATACTATATGTTTAGCCTGTGGCACAGGTACAACCCTAGCAGGTATCGCACTTTCATTACATCAAAGCCAGCGAGTTATCGGCTTTGGGGTGTTGAAAGGCGGGGCATTTCTGGAACAGGAAATTCACAGCCTGCTGACAAATTACCCCAAATCAGGTTTGCCCGCACCCTGGGAACTGGTGTGTGATTACCACATGGGCGGTTATGCTAAGGTCAACAATGAGCTGCTATTGTTCAGCCAGCAATTCCAAGAGGAACACGGCATACCCCTTGATTACGTATATACCGCAAAAATGTTTTATGGTGTGATGGATTTGCTACAGCAGGGATTTTTTCCCAGAGGCGATCGCCTGCTGTTGATACATACCGGTGGCTTGCAGGGGAATGTTGGGATGGAGTCAAGACTTGGCGAGAAAATTAGATCAGCTTGA